Proteins encoded together in one Papaver somniferum cultivar HN1 unplaced genomic scaffold, ASM357369v1 unplaced-scaffold_117, whole genome shotgun sequence window:
- the LOC113330037 gene encoding elongation factor 1-alpha-like isoform X1, which yields MPRKAGYDLGYDDYGDYDDYGYDEDADEAYGDNPDVDGYVEEETPKVFQTASKPGTWSCPICTFANDEDLSACDICGVLRDPVVSNNGNNKKSADVSKGYGASILAQALLAPLPRRTHEMDVIIQRLNASFKIDSVLQEDLVKFGKHSAMKFPQGNTMELSSSGISEKKEKVNQLPSKNKLKAPSASVPEVGQPSSYGRNGSSLDDDNLQTLNNSFNKVKMSAGSGSSQNRVSTQKAKSVSPYKPEKWMLPEQDGKLTQLNLAIVGHVDSGKSTLSGRLLNLLGRISQKEMHKYEKEAKQQGKGSFAFAWAMDESAEERERGITMTVGVAYFDSKKYHVVVLDSPGHKDFVPNMISGATQADAAILVIDASMGAFEAGIDANGGQTREHAQLIRSFGVDQVIVAVNKMDVVGYAKERFDSIKSQLGLFLRSCGFKDSFLSWIPLSAMENQNLVTAASDARLSSWYEGPYLLDAVDSLQPPVRDVSKPLRMPICDFIKSQSLGQLAVSGKLESGALRNGSKVMVLPYGDVATVRTIERDSKPCSVARSGDNVAVSLQGIDANRVMAGGVLCHPDFPVAIASCFELKVLVLDVVMPILIGSQIEFHVHHAKEAARVKKIVSLLDQKTGKVSKKAPRCLTSKQSALIEVNLDAAVCVEEFSECRALGRVFLRSSGRTIAVGIITRIIE from the exons ATGCCTCGTAAAGCGGGCTACGACTTGGGATACGATGACTATGGTGACTATGATGATTATGGCTATGATGAGGATGCAGATGAAGCATATGGTGATAATCCAGATGTAGATGGATATG TGGAAGAAGAAACCCCTAAAGTTTTCCAGACTGCCTCTAAGCCTGGGACTTGGAGCTGTCCGATTTGCACATTTGCAAATGATGAAGACTTATCTGCTTGTGATATCTGCGGAGTTCTTCGGGACCCTGTTGTCAGCAACAATGGCAATAATAAAAAATCAG CTGATGTGTCCAAAGGTTATGGAGCATCCATACTGGCCCAAGCTCTTCTTGCACCTTTGCCTCGTAGGACGCACGAAATGGATGTTATCATTCAGAGGCTAAATG CCTCTTTCAAGATTGATAGTGTCCTTCAGGAGGATTTGGTTAAATTTGGAAAACATTCTGCCATGAAGTTCCCACAAG GGAACACTATGGAATTGTCTTCTTCAGGCATCAgtgagaaaaaagaaaaggttAATCAACTTCCAAGCAAGAATAAGTTAAAGGCTCCCTCTGCTAGTGTGCCTGAAGTTGGACAACCAAGTTCATATGGGAGAAATGGATCCTCACTTGATGACGACAATCTACAAACACTAAACAACAGTTTCAACAAAGTAAAGATGAGTGCTGGTTCTGGTTCTTCCCAGAATCGTGTAAGTACGCAGAAGGCTAAATCAGTCTCACCATACAAGCCAGAGAAATGGATGCTTCCAGAACAAGATGGAAAACTGACTCAATTGAATCTTGCTATT GTGGGTCATGTTGATTCGGGAAAATCAACACTGTCGGGCAGACTTCTAAATCTTTTAGGGCGAATTTCCCAGAAAGAAATGCACAAATATGAAAAAGAGGCTAAGCAACAG GGAAAGGGGTCCTTTGCTTTTGCATGGGCAATGGATGAGAGTGCCGAAGAGAGGGAAAGGGGTATTACAATGACAGTTGGTGTGGCTTATTTTGACTCCAAGAAGTATcatgttgttgtgctagattcTCCTGGTCATAAAGATTTTGTCCCAAATATGATATCTGGCGCTACGCAAGCAGATGCTGCCATTCTTGTTATTGATGCTTCAATGGGTGCATTTGAAGCTGGTATAGATGCTAATGGGGGGCAAACAAGAGAGCATGCACAGCTCATAAGAAGTTTTGGGGTCGATCAAGTTATTGTCGCTGTAAATAAAATGGATGTGGTTGGGTACGCAAAGGAAAGATTTGATTCAATAAAATCGCAACTTGGTCTCTTTCTTCGATCTTGTGGTTTCAAGGACTCTTTTTTATCATGGATCCCCTTGAGTGCTATGGAAAATCAGAATTTGGTCACAGCTGCTTCTGATGCCCGTTTATCATCTTG GTATGAGGGCCCATATCTCTTGGATGCTGTAGATTCATTGCAACCACCTGTTAGAGATGTCTCTAAGCCTTTACGGATGCCTATCTGTGACTTCATTAAGTCACAATCATTAGGGCAACTGGCAGTTAGTGGGAAATTGGAATCTGGAGCTCTTCGAAATGGTTCAAAG GTCATGGTGCTGCCTTATGGAGACGTAGCAACAGTTCGTACCATAGAACGTGACTCTAAACCTTGCAGTGTCGCCAGGTCTGGTGATAATGTGGCTGTTAGTCTACAAGGCATTGATGCAAATCGTGTGATGGCTGGTGGTGTACTCTGTCACCCAGATTTTCCCGTGGCTATTGCATCCTGTTTCGAATTGAAGGTCCTTGTTTTGGATGTTGTAATGCCTATTCTAATCGGTTCACAG ATTGAATTTCATGTACATCATGCCAAAGAGGCGGCCAGAGTTAAAAAGATAGTGTCTTTGTTGGATCAGAAAACTGGGAAAGTCTCAAAAAAGGCACCCCGCTGTCTGACATCCAAACAAAGTGCATTGATAGAGGTGAACCTAGATGCAGCTGTATGTGTAGAAGAGTTTTCCGAGTGTCGAGCTTTGGGGAGGGTTTTCTTGCGATCATCGGGTAGAACTATTGCTGTTGGGATCATAACCCGGATAATTGAGTAA
- the LOC113330037 gene encoding elongation factor 1-alpha-like isoform X2 — MPRKAGYDLGYDDYGDYDDYGYDEDADEAYGDNPDVDGYVEEETPKVFQTASKPGTWSCPICTFANDEDLSACDICGVLRDPVVSNNGNNKKSASFKIDSVLQEDLVKFGKHSAMKFPQGNTMELSSSGISEKKEKVNQLPSKNKLKAPSASVPEVGQPSSYGRNGSSLDDDNLQTLNNSFNKVKMSAGSGSSQNRVSTQKAKSVSPYKPEKWMLPEQDGKLTQLNLAIVGHVDSGKSTLSGRLLNLLGRISQKEMHKYEKEAKQQGKGSFAFAWAMDESAEERERGITMTVGVAYFDSKKYHVVVLDSPGHKDFVPNMISGATQADAAILVIDASMGAFEAGIDANGGQTREHAQLIRSFGVDQVIVAVNKMDVVGYAKERFDSIKSQLGLFLRSCGFKDSFLSWIPLSAMENQNLVTAASDARLSSWYEGPYLLDAVDSLQPPVRDVSKPLRMPICDFIKSQSLGQLAVSGKLESGALRNGSKVMVLPYGDVATVRTIERDSKPCSVARSGDNVAVSLQGIDANRVMAGGVLCHPDFPVAIASCFELKVLVLDVVMPILIGSQIEFHVHHAKEAARVKKIVSLLDQKTGKVSKKAPRCLTSKQSALIEVNLDAAVCVEEFSECRALGRVFLRSSGRTIAVGIITRIIE; from the exons ATGCCTCGTAAAGCGGGCTACGACTTGGGATACGATGACTATGGTGACTATGATGATTATGGCTATGATGAGGATGCAGATGAAGCATATGGTGATAATCCAGATGTAGATGGATATG TGGAAGAAGAAACCCCTAAAGTTTTCCAGACTGCCTCTAAGCCTGGGACTTGGAGCTGTCCGATTTGCACATTTGCAAATGATGAAGACTTATCTGCTTGTGATATCTGCGGAGTTCTTCGGGACCCTGTTGTCAGCAACAATGGCAATAATAAAAAATCAG CCTCTTTCAAGATTGATAGTGTCCTTCAGGAGGATTTGGTTAAATTTGGAAAACATTCTGCCATGAAGTTCCCACAAG GGAACACTATGGAATTGTCTTCTTCAGGCATCAgtgagaaaaaagaaaaggttAATCAACTTCCAAGCAAGAATAAGTTAAAGGCTCCCTCTGCTAGTGTGCCTGAAGTTGGACAACCAAGTTCATATGGGAGAAATGGATCCTCACTTGATGACGACAATCTACAAACACTAAACAACAGTTTCAACAAAGTAAAGATGAGTGCTGGTTCTGGTTCTTCCCAGAATCGTGTAAGTACGCAGAAGGCTAAATCAGTCTCACCATACAAGCCAGAGAAATGGATGCTTCCAGAACAAGATGGAAAACTGACTCAATTGAATCTTGCTATT GTGGGTCATGTTGATTCGGGAAAATCAACACTGTCGGGCAGACTTCTAAATCTTTTAGGGCGAATTTCCCAGAAAGAAATGCACAAATATGAAAAAGAGGCTAAGCAACAG GGAAAGGGGTCCTTTGCTTTTGCATGGGCAATGGATGAGAGTGCCGAAGAGAGGGAAAGGGGTATTACAATGACAGTTGGTGTGGCTTATTTTGACTCCAAGAAGTATcatgttgttgtgctagattcTCCTGGTCATAAAGATTTTGTCCCAAATATGATATCTGGCGCTACGCAAGCAGATGCTGCCATTCTTGTTATTGATGCTTCAATGGGTGCATTTGAAGCTGGTATAGATGCTAATGGGGGGCAAACAAGAGAGCATGCACAGCTCATAAGAAGTTTTGGGGTCGATCAAGTTATTGTCGCTGTAAATAAAATGGATGTGGTTGGGTACGCAAAGGAAAGATTTGATTCAATAAAATCGCAACTTGGTCTCTTTCTTCGATCTTGTGGTTTCAAGGACTCTTTTTTATCATGGATCCCCTTGAGTGCTATGGAAAATCAGAATTTGGTCACAGCTGCTTCTGATGCCCGTTTATCATCTTG GTATGAGGGCCCATATCTCTTGGATGCTGTAGATTCATTGCAACCACCTGTTAGAGATGTCTCTAAGCCTTTACGGATGCCTATCTGTGACTTCATTAAGTCACAATCATTAGGGCAACTGGCAGTTAGTGGGAAATTGGAATCTGGAGCTCTTCGAAATGGTTCAAAG GTCATGGTGCTGCCTTATGGAGACGTAGCAACAGTTCGTACCATAGAACGTGACTCTAAACCTTGCAGTGTCGCCAGGTCTGGTGATAATGTGGCTGTTAGTCTACAAGGCATTGATGCAAATCGTGTGATGGCTGGTGGTGTACTCTGTCACCCAGATTTTCCCGTGGCTATTGCATCCTGTTTCGAATTGAAGGTCCTTGTTTTGGATGTTGTAATGCCTATTCTAATCGGTTCACAG ATTGAATTTCATGTACATCATGCCAAAGAGGCGGCCAGAGTTAAAAAGATAGTGTCTTTGTTGGATCAGAAAACTGGGAAAGTCTCAAAAAAGGCACCCCGCTGTCTGACATCCAAACAAAGTGCATTGATAGAGGTGAACCTAGATGCAGCTGTATGTGTAGAAGAGTTTTCCGAGTGTCGAGCTTTGGGGAGGGTTTTCTTGCGATCATCGGGTAGAACTATTGCTGTTGGGATCATAACCCGGATAATTGAGTAA
- the LOC113330037 gene encoding elongation factor 1-alpha-like isoform X3 gives MPRKAGYDLGYDDYGDYDDYGYDEDADEAYGDNPDVDGYVEEETPKVFQTASKPGTWSCPICTFANDEDLSACDICGVLRDPVVSNNGNNKKSGNTMELSSSGISEKKEKVNQLPSKNKLKAPSASVPEVGQPSSYGRNGSSLDDDNLQTLNNSFNKVKMSAGSGSSQNRVSTQKAKSVSPYKPEKWMLPEQDGKLTQLNLAIVGHVDSGKSTLSGRLLNLLGRISQKEMHKYEKEAKQQGKGSFAFAWAMDESAEERERGITMTVGVAYFDSKKYHVVVLDSPGHKDFVPNMISGATQADAAILVIDASMGAFEAGIDANGGQTREHAQLIRSFGVDQVIVAVNKMDVVGYAKERFDSIKSQLGLFLRSCGFKDSFLSWIPLSAMENQNLVTAASDARLSSWYEGPYLLDAVDSLQPPVRDVSKPLRMPICDFIKSQSLGQLAVSGKLESGALRNGSKVMVLPYGDVATVRTIERDSKPCSVARSGDNVAVSLQGIDANRVMAGGVLCHPDFPVAIASCFELKVLVLDVVMPILIGSQIEFHVHHAKEAARVKKIVSLLDQKTGKVSKKAPRCLTSKQSALIEVNLDAAVCVEEFSECRALGRVFLRSSGRTIAVGIITRIIE, from the exons ATGCCTCGTAAAGCGGGCTACGACTTGGGATACGATGACTATGGTGACTATGATGATTATGGCTATGATGAGGATGCAGATGAAGCATATGGTGATAATCCAGATGTAGATGGATATG TGGAAGAAGAAACCCCTAAAGTTTTCCAGACTGCCTCTAAGCCTGGGACTTGGAGCTGTCCGATTTGCACATTTGCAAATGATGAAGACTTATCTGCTTGTGATATCTGCGGAGTTCTTCGGGACCCTGTTGTCAGCAACAATGGCAATAATAAAAAATCAG GGAACACTATGGAATTGTCTTCTTCAGGCATCAgtgagaaaaaagaaaaggttAATCAACTTCCAAGCAAGAATAAGTTAAAGGCTCCCTCTGCTAGTGTGCCTGAAGTTGGACAACCAAGTTCATATGGGAGAAATGGATCCTCACTTGATGACGACAATCTACAAACACTAAACAACAGTTTCAACAAAGTAAAGATGAGTGCTGGTTCTGGTTCTTCCCAGAATCGTGTAAGTACGCAGAAGGCTAAATCAGTCTCACCATACAAGCCAGAGAAATGGATGCTTCCAGAACAAGATGGAAAACTGACTCAATTGAATCTTGCTATT GTGGGTCATGTTGATTCGGGAAAATCAACACTGTCGGGCAGACTTCTAAATCTTTTAGGGCGAATTTCCCAGAAAGAAATGCACAAATATGAAAAAGAGGCTAAGCAACAG GGAAAGGGGTCCTTTGCTTTTGCATGGGCAATGGATGAGAGTGCCGAAGAGAGGGAAAGGGGTATTACAATGACAGTTGGTGTGGCTTATTTTGACTCCAAGAAGTATcatgttgttgtgctagattcTCCTGGTCATAAAGATTTTGTCCCAAATATGATATCTGGCGCTACGCAAGCAGATGCTGCCATTCTTGTTATTGATGCTTCAATGGGTGCATTTGAAGCTGGTATAGATGCTAATGGGGGGCAAACAAGAGAGCATGCACAGCTCATAAGAAGTTTTGGGGTCGATCAAGTTATTGTCGCTGTAAATAAAATGGATGTGGTTGGGTACGCAAAGGAAAGATTTGATTCAATAAAATCGCAACTTGGTCTCTTTCTTCGATCTTGTGGTTTCAAGGACTCTTTTTTATCATGGATCCCCTTGAGTGCTATGGAAAATCAGAATTTGGTCACAGCTGCTTCTGATGCCCGTTTATCATCTTG GTATGAGGGCCCATATCTCTTGGATGCTGTAGATTCATTGCAACCACCTGTTAGAGATGTCTCTAAGCCTTTACGGATGCCTATCTGTGACTTCATTAAGTCACAATCATTAGGGCAACTGGCAGTTAGTGGGAAATTGGAATCTGGAGCTCTTCGAAATGGTTCAAAG GTCATGGTGCTGCCTTATGGAGACGTAGCAACAGTTCGTACCATAGAACGTGACTCTAAACCTTGCAGTGTCGCCAGGTCTGGTGATAATGTGGCTGTTAGTCTACAAGGCATTGATGCAAATCGTGTGATGGCTGGTGGTGTACTCTGTCACCCAGATTTTCCCGTGGCTATTGCATCCTGTTTCGAATTGAAGGTCCTTGTTTTGGATGTTGTAATGCCTATTCTAATCGGTTCACAG ATTGAATTTCATGTACATCATGCCAAAGAGGCGGCCAGAGTTAAAAAGATAGTGTCTTTGTTGGATCAGAAAACTGGGAAAGTCTCAAAAAAGGCACCCCGCTGTCTGACATCCAAACAAAGTGCATTGATAGAGGTGAACCTAGATGCAGCTGTATGTGTAGAAGAGTTTTCCGAGTGTCGAGCTTTGGGGAGGGTTTTCTTGCGATCATCGGGTAGAACTATTGCTGTTGGGATCATAACCCGGATAATTGAGTAA
- the LOC113330000 gene encoding cysteine protease ATG4-like, with product MKSSSSPEKVGSLDKIPDTTTLVDSSPCTDSTPSISLKQHIESVSTEQVLPSVGAGQGSALASAEQESTSVSVQQDSTSISAEQESASVSAEQESTSVSQESTSVSAEQEVSDTTKSVKGSLWSSFFPSSFSVFEAYSDASQPGKNSTDVKSANGWATTMKRIVSGSSMRALRERLIGPSNTGVSSSTSEIWFLGVCYKISPEDLSSDSTHGNGLVEFVDDFSSRIWMTYRKGFSAIGDSKLTSDVHWGCMHRSSQMLVAQALLFHHLGRSWRKPFEKPYDPVYIKILDQFGDSDSSAFSIHNLIQAGKAYGLAAGSWVGPYAMCRSWETLARLNREHADPEKEHTSLPMAVHIVSGDEDGERGGAPVLCIEDAARRCSEFGNGQADWSPILLLVPLVLGLEKVNTRYIPSLRATFTFPQSLGILGGKPGASTYIVGVQDDKAFYLDPHEVQQVAELRKENLEADTTSYHCSVVRNLPLDMIDPSLAIGFYCRDKDDFDDFCARASKLAEESSGAPLFTITESRSLPREVQNRDVAGEHGEDGDNLDMESRMGDLEDHPQGDEWQLL from the exons ATGAAGAGTAGTAGCTCTCCTGAGAAGGTTGGGTCACTTGATAAAATTCCTGATACCACAACTCTAGTTGATTCCTCTCCTTGTACAGATTCAACACCGTCTATTAGTTTAAAACAACACATAGAATCTGTTAGTACAGAACAAGTTTTACCGTCTGTTGGTGCAGGACAAGGGTCAGCGTTGGCTAGTGCAGAACAAGAGTCAACTTCTGTTAGTGTACAGCAAGATTCAACGTCCATTAGTGCAGAACAAGAGTCAGCATCTGTTAGTGCAGAACAAGAGTCCACGTCTGTTAGTCAAGAGTCAACATCTGTTAGTGCAGAACAAGAAGTTAGTGATACTACCAAGTCTGTGAAGGGTTCTTTGTGGTCTAGCTTCTTTCCGTCTAGTTTCTCGGTGTTTGAAGCATACAGTGACGCATCTCAGCCTGGAAAGAATTCAACTGATGTTAAAAGTGCCAACGGGTGGGCAACAACTATGAAGAGAATTGTGTCTGGTAGTTCAATGAGGGCACTCCGAGAGCGGTTAATCGGGCCTAGCAATACTGGTGTTTCTAGCTCAACTAGTGAGATATGGTTTCTAGGcgtttgttataaaatttcaccTGAAGATTTGTCTAGTGACTCAACTCATGGTAACGGGTTAGTTGAATTCGTAGATGATTTCTCGTCAAGAATTTGGATGACATATCGGAAAG GTTTTAGCGCAATTGGTGATTCAAAGCTTACAAGTGATGTCCATTGGGGTTGTATGCATAGAAGCAGTCAAATGCTTGTTGCTCAG GCACTGCTATTTCATCACCTAGGGAGATCCTGGAGAAAACCCTTCGAAAAG CCATACGACCCGGTGTATATTAAGATATTAGACCAATTTGGTGATTCAGACTCGTCTGCTTTTTCAATACATAATCTTATTCAAGCAGGAAAAGCATATGGCCTTGCTGCTGGCTCGTGGGTGGGACCATATGCCATGTGTCGCTCATGGGAAACTCTTGCACGCTTGAACAGAGAGCATGCTGACCCTGAGAAGGAACATACATCATTGCCAATGGCTGTACATATTGTTTCTGGTGATGAAGATGGGGAACGAGGTGGAGCTCCAGTCCTGTGTATTGAAGATGCTGCTAGACGTTGCTCGGAGTTTGGGAATGGTCAAGCTGATTGGTCTCCTATTCTTCTACTGGTTCCGTTGGTTCTTGGACTTGAGAAAGTTAATACCAG GTATATTCCATCATTACGGGCAACATTTACATTTCCCCAAAGCCTGGGAATTTTAGGTGGGAAACCTGGGGCGTCAACTTATATTGTTGGAGTTCAGGATGATAAAGCTTTCTATCTTGATCCACATGAAGTTCAACAG GTGGCTGAACTCCGGAAAGAGAATCTTGAGGCTGATACTACATCATACCACTGCAG TGTTGTTCGAAACCTTCCCCTCGACATGATCGATCCATCCTTGGCGATTGGATTTTACTGCCGTGACAAAG ATGATTTCGATGATTTCTGCGCTCGAGCTTCAAAGTTAGCAGAGGAATCTAGTGGTGCACCGTTGTTCACCATAACAGAGTCACGCAGTCTGCCAAGGGAAGTCCAAAACAGAGATGTAGCGGGTGAACATGGAGAAGATGGCGATAACCTAGATATGGAGTCGAGGATGGGTGATTTAGAGGATCATCCGCAAGGGGATGAGTGGCAGCTTCTCTGA
- the LOC113329693 gene encoding uncharacterized protein LOC113329693 translates to MVILPKAKNNWLNLRLQYFKSVSEYNFALFKITSHLKLCGENITDEQLLEKTFTTFHASNVVLHQQYRERCFKKYSELISCLLVAEQNNELLLRNHESRLVGSVSVPESHATTSSTNGNARGNNKGKGKRGRGNKKNQDKNSGFKPNQQEWKDGTPKKEQNPDKEKDSSDKPIKNKEGVCYRCGMTGHWSRICRTAKHLANLYQASLKRPAVDIQTNLIETNEASTSSPHLDFDFLTKSEEGKWDISDFLNKSDDEELN, encoded by the coding sequence ATGGTTATTCTGCCTAAAGCCAAAAATAATTGGTTGAATTTACGTTTGCAATATTTTAAATCTGTTTCTGAGTATAATTTTGCGTTGTTTAAAATCACTTCACATCTGAAATTGTGTGGTGAAAATATAACCGATGAACAATTACTCGAGAAAACTTTTACCACTTTCCACGCCTCGAATGTTGTCTTGCACCAACAATATAGAGAGCGTTGTTTTAAGAAATACTCAGAGTTGATTTCATGTCTGCTTGTTGCAGAACAGAATAATGAATTATTATTAAGAaatcatgaatctcgtcttgTGGGATCTGTTTCTGTGCCTGAATCACATGCAACAACGAGTTCTACCAATGGTAATGCACGGGGAAATAATAAGGGTAAAGGGAAACGTGGTCGTGGTAATAAAAAGAACCAAGATAAGAATTCAGGGTTTAAGCCAAACCAACAGGAGTGGAAAGATGGCACCCCAAAGAAAGAACAGAATCCAGATAAAGAAAAAGATTCGTCTGACAAGCCTATAAAGAACAAGGAAGGTGTTTGTTACCGTTGTGGTATGACTGGTCATTGGTCACGTATCTGTCGTACTGCCAAGCATCTTGCTAATCTATATCAAGCATCCCTGAAGCGACCCGCAGTTGATATTCAAACAAATCTTATAGAGACTAATGAGGCTTCTACTAGTTCTCCCCATTTAGACTTTGATTTTCTTACAAAGTCAGAAGAAGGAAAGTGGGACATATCTGATTTTCTTAATAAatcagatgatgaagaacttaacTAG